A section of the Perognathus longimembris pacificus isolate PPM17 chromosome 7, ASM2315922v1, whole genome shotgun sequence genome encodes:
- the LOC125354574 gene encoding F-box only protein 44 isoform X3, with product MAVGNINELPENILLELFTHVPARQLLLRCRPVCSLWRDLIDLATLWKRKCLREGFITRDGDQPVADWKIFYFLRSLHRNLLHNPCAEAEGFEFWSLDVNGGDEWKVEDLSKDQRKEFPNDQVKKYFVTSYYTCLKSQVVDLKAEGYWEELMDTTRPVIEVKDWFAARPDCGSKYQLCVQLLSSAHAPLGTFQPDPATIQQKSDAKWREVSHTFSNYPPGVRYIWFQHGGVDTHYWAGWYGPRVTNSSITIGPPLP from the exons ATGGCCGTGGGGAACATCAACGAGCTCCCGGAGAACATCCTGCTGGAGCTCTTCACGCACGTGCCCGCCCGCCAGCTGCTGCTGCGCTGCCGCCCCGTCTGCAGCCTCTGGCGGGACCTCATCGACCTGGCCACGCTCTGGAAGCGCAAGTGCCTGCGCGAGGGCTTCATCACCCGGGACGGGGACCAGCCCGTGGCCGACTGGAAGATCTTCTACTTCCTGCGCAGCCTGCACAGGAACCTCCTGCACAACCCCTGTGCTGAAG CAGAGGGCTTTGAGTTCTGGAGCCTAGATGTGAACGGAGGGGACGAGTGGAAGGTGGAAGACCTCTCTAAAGACCAGAGGAAGGAGTTCCCCAATGACCAGGTCAAGAAATACTTCGTGACATCTTATTA CACCTGCCTCAAGTCCCAGGTAGTGGACCTCAAGGCCGAAGGGTACTGGGAGGAGCTGATGGACACCACCCGGCCGGTCATCGAGGTCAAGGACTG GTTCGCAGCCAGGCCAGACTGCGGGTCCAAGTACCAGCTGTGCGTCCAGCTCCTGTCGTCTGCGCACGCACCTCTGGGGACCTTCCAGCCGGACCCCGCGACGATCCAGCAGAAGAGCGACGCCAAGTGGAGGGAG GTCTCCCACACATTCTCCAACTACCCACCCGGCGTCCGCTACATCTGGTTTCAGCACGGCGGCGTGGACACTCACTACTGGGCCGGCTGGTATGGGCCGAGGGTCACCAACAGCAGCATCACCATCGGGCCCCCGCTGCCCTGA
- the LOC125354574 gene encoding F-box only protein 6 isoform X2 codes for MAVGNINELPENILLELFTHVPARQLLLRCRPVCSLWRDLIDLATLWKRKCLREGFITRDGDQPVADWKIFYFLRSLQRNLLRNPCAEEDMTSWRIDSNGGHQWKVESLPGDHGTDFPDPKVKKYFVTSFEMCLKSQLVDLKAEGYWEELMDTVRPDIVVKDWFAARADCGCTYHLRVQLASADYIVLASFEPPPVTIEQWSDATWKEVSHTFSDYPPGVRHILFQHGGLDTQFWAGWYGPRVTNSSIIISHKPARNPAPAPPSPERLQLQRRTEDSPSLFPLRFHRP; via the exons ATGGCCGTGGGGAACATCAACGAGCTCCCGGAGAAC ATCCTGCTGGAGCTCTTCACGCACGTGCCCGCCCGCCAGCTGCTGCTGCGCTGCCGCCCCGTCTGCAGCCTCTGGCGGGACCTCATCGACCTGGCCACGCTCTGGAAGCGCAAGTGCCTGCGCGAGGGCTTCATCACCCGGGACGGGGACCAGCCCGTGGCCGACTGGAAGATCTTCTACTTCCTGCGCAGCCTGCAAAGGAACCTCCTGCGCAACCCCTGTGCTGAAG AGGACATGACGTCATGGCGAATCGACTCCAATGGGGGACACCAGTGGAAGGTGGAGAGCCTCCCAGGAGACCATGGGACTGACTTCCCCGACCCCAAAGTCAAGAAATACTTCGTCACATCCTTTGA AATGTGCCTCAAGTCCCAGCTGGTGGATCTCAAGGCCGAGGGCTACTGGGAGGAACTGATGGACACAGTGCGGCCTGACATCGTGGTCAAAGACTG GTTTGCCGCCCGGGCCGACTGTGGCTGCACCTACCACCTCCGGGTGCAGCTGGCCTCGGCCGACTACATCGTCTTGGCGTCCTTCGAGCCCCCGCCTGTGACCATTGAACAGTGGAGCGACGCCACGTGGAAAGAG gTCTCCCACACCTTCTCGGACTACCCCCCAGGCGTCCGGCACATCCTCTTCCAGCATGGGGGACTGGACACCCAGTTCTGGGCTGGCTGGTACGGTCCTCGTGTCACCAACAGTAGCATCATCATCAGCCACAAACCAGCCAGGAacccggccccagccccgccgTCGCCCGAGAGGCTGCAGCTGCAGCGGAGAACAGAGGACAGCCCCTCGCTCTTCCCGCTGCGCTTCCACAGGCCGTGA
- the LOC125354574 gene encoding F-box only protein 44 isoform X4 encodes MAVGNINELPENILLELFTHVPARQLLLRCRPVCSLWRDLIDLATLWKRKCLREGFITRDGDQPVADWKIFYFLRSLHRNLLHNPCAEEGFEFWSLDVNGGDEWKVEDLSKDQRKEFPNDQVKKYFVTSYYTCLKSQVVDLKAEGYWEELMDTTRPVIEVKDWFAARPDCGSKYQLCVQLLSSAHAPLGTFQPDPATIQQKSDAKWREVSHTFSNYPPGVRYIWFQHGGVDTHYWAGWYGPRVTNSSITIGPPLP; translated from the exons ATGGCCGTGGGGAACATCAACGAGCTCCCGGAGAACATCCTGCTGGAGCTCTTCACGCACGTGCCCGCCCGCCAGCTGCTGCTGCGCTGCCGCCCCGTCTGCAGCCTCTGGCGGGACCTCATCGACCTGGCCACGCTCTGGAAGCGCAAGTGCCTGCGCGAGGGCTTCATCACCCGGGACGGGGACCAGCCCGTGGCCGACTGGAAGATCTTCTACTTCCTGCGCAGCCTGCACAGGAACCTCCTGCACAACCCCTGTGCTGAAG AGGGCTTTGAGTTCTGGAGCCTAGATGTGAACGGAGGGGACGAGTGGAAGGTGGAAGACCTCTCTAAAGACCAGAGGAAGGAGTTCCCCAATGACCAGGTCAAGAAATACTTCGTGACATCTTATTA CACCTGCCTCAAGTCCCAGGTAGTGGACCTCAAGGCCGAAGGGTACTGGGAGGAGCTGATGGACACCACCCGGCCGGTCATCGAGGTCAAGGACTG GTTCGCAGCCAGGCCAGACTGCGGGTCCAAGTACCAGCTGTGCGTCCAGCTCCTGTCGTCTGCGCACGCACCTCTGGGGACCTTCCAGCCGGACCCCGCGACGATCCAGCAGAAGAGCGACGCCAAGTGGAGGGAG GTCTCCCACACATTCTCCAACTACCCACCCGGCGTCCGCTACATCTGGTTTCAGCACGGCGGCGTGGACACTCACTACTGGGCCGGCTGGTATGGGCCGAGGGTCACCAACAGCAGCATCACCATCGGGCCCCCGCTGCCCTGA
- the LOC125354574 gene encoding F-box only protein 6 isoform X1 — MAKININELPENILLELFTHVPARQLLLRCRPVCSLWRDLIDLATLWKRKCLREGFITRDGDQPVADWKIFYFLRSLQRNLLRNPCAEEDMTSWRIDSNGGHQWKVESLPGDHGTDFPDPKVKKYFVTSFEMCLKSQLVDLKAEGYWEELMDTVRPDIVVKDWFAARADCGCTYHLRVQLASADYIVLASFEPPPVTIEQWSDATWKEVSHTFSDYPPGVRHILFQHGGLDTQFWAGWYGPRVTNSSIIISHKPARNPAPAPPSPERLQLQRRTEDSPSLFPLRFHRP, encoded by the exons ATGGCCAAGATCAACATCAACGAGCTCCCAGAGAACATCCTGCTGGAGCTCTTCACGCACGTGCCCGCCCGCCAGCTGCTGCTGCGCTGCCGCCCCGTCTGCAGCCTCTGGCGGGACCTCATCGACCTGGCCACGCTCTGGAAGCGCAAGTGCCTGCGCGAGGGCTTCATCACCCGGGACGGGGACCAGCCCGTGGCCGACTGGAAGATCTTCTACTTCCTGCGCAGCCTGCAAAGGAACCTCCTGCGCAACCCCTGTGCTGAAG AGGACATGACGTCATGGCGAATCGACTCCAATGGGGGACACCAGTGGAAGGTGGAGAGCCTCCCAGGAGACCATGGGACTGACTTCCCCGACCCCAAAGTCAAGAAATACTTCGTCACATCCTTTGA AATGTGCCTCAAGTCCCAGCTGGTGGATCTCAAGGCCGAGGGCTACTGGGAGGAACTGATGGACACAGTGCGGCCTGACATCGTGGTCAAAGACTG GTTTGCCGCCCGGGCCGACTGTGGCTGCACCTACCACCTCCGGGTGCAGCTGGCCTCGGCCGACTACATCGTCTTGGCGTCCTTCGAGCCCCCGCCTGTGACCATTGAACAGTGGAGCGACGCCACGTGGAAAGAG gTCTCCCACACCTTCTCGGACTACCCCCCAGGCGTCCGGCACATCCTCTTCCAGCATGGGGGACTGGACACCCAGTTCTGGGCTGGCTGGTACGGTCCTCGTGTCACCAACAGTAGCATCATCATCAGCCACAAACCAGCCAGGAacccggccccagccccgccgTCGCCCGAGAGGCTGCAGCTGCAGCGGAGAACAGAGGACAGCCCCTCGCTCTTCCCGCTGCGCTTCCACAGGCCGTGA
- the Mad2l2 gene encoding mitotic spindle assembly checkpoint protein MAD2B — MTTLTRQDLNFGQVVADVLCEFLEVAVHLILYVREVYPVGIFQKRKKYNVPVQMSCHPELNQYIQDTLHCVKPLLEKNDVEKVVVVILDKEHRPVEKFVFEITQPPLLSISSDSLLSHVEQLLRAFILKISVCDAVLDHNPPGCTFTVLVHTREAATRNMEKIQVIKDFPWILADEQDVHMHDPRLIPLKTMTSDILKMQLYVEERAHKSS; from the exons ATGACCACGCTCACCAGACAGGACCTCAACTTTGGCCAAG TGGTGGCCGACGTGCTGTGCGAGTTCCTGGAGGTGGCCGTGCACCTGATCCTCTATGTGCGCGAGGTCTACCCGGTGGGTATCTTCCAGAAGCGCAAGAAGTACAACGTGCCGGTCCAG ATGTCCTGCCACCCGGAGCTGAATCAGTACATCCAGGACACGCTACACTGCGTCAAGCCACTGCTGGAGAAG AATGATGTGGAGAAAGTGGTCGTGGTGATTTTGGATAAAGAGCACCGTCCAGTGGAGAAGTTCGTCTTCGAGATCACCCAGCCGCCCCTGCTCTCCATCAG CTCAGACTCCCTGCTGTCCCACGTGGAGCAGCTGCTCCGGGCCTTCATCCTGAAGATCAGCGTGTGCGATGCCGTGCTGGACCACAACCCCCCAG GCTGCACCTTCACAGTCCTGGTGCACACGAGAGAGGCTGCCACCCGCAACATGGAGAAGATCCAGGTCATCAAG GACTTCCCCTGGATCCTGGCAGATGAGCAGGATGTCCACATGCACGACCCCCGGTTGATACCCCTCAAGACCATGACGTCTGACATCTTAAAG ATGCAGCTGTATGTGGAAGAGAGAGCTCATAAAAGCAGCTGA